Proteins encoded by one window of Dioscorea cayenensis subsp. rotundata cultivar TDr96_F1 chromosome 20, TDr96_F1_v2_PseudoChromosome.rev07_lg8_w22 25.fasta, whole genome shotgun sequence:
- the LOC120251579 gene encoding uncharacterized protein LOC120251579 translates to MLESTLSARRAPPGAEENDGDDESKTRKHAPLHSRLNMLLSPRLGPFTAATTASPSPCLAFAFAVPLLVCFAFVYAYFSRPSTCACVSTHDSLSRIAFLGGGSLEGLASDFGSLGVPWCRSKQGKMVEWTSKDLLKALEEFVPIYETRPIQNNMYGMGFDHSFGLWFMARWLKPDLMIESGAFKGHSTWVLRQARPETRIISLSPRHPEKYLRKGPAYVDVNCTYYAGKDFVDFGNVDWRSVLKKHHITDLSRVLVFFDDHQNELKRVKQALKAGFQNLIFEDNYDTGTGDHYSLRQICDQFYIRGGGHSCFKDGDEARIRMKRKKFWDKAVNINELCGPGEAWWGVRGYMRDDFNHSNKAISYAEHFQNSRFIESILDVYWELSPVAGPSLTHQTRYDPARSSEPIIEDGRFGMFKRLGLTKFDSSVFNGYTQMVYLQISASPS, encoded by the exons ATGCTCGAGAGCACGCTCTCGGCTCGCCGGGCGCCACCCGGCGCCGAGGAGAACGACGGAGACGATGAATCCAAGACAAGGAAGCACGCTCCTCTCCACTCCCGTCTCAACATGCTCCTCTCCCCCCGTCTCGGCCCCTTCACCGCCGCAACCACCGCCTCCCCTTCTCCTTGCCTCGCTTTCGCCTTCGCTGTCCCTCTTCTCGTCTGCTTTGCCTTCGTTTACGCCTATTTCTCCCGCCCCAGCACCTGTGCTTGTGTCTCCACCCACGACTCGCTCTCCCGCATCGCCTTTCTCGGGGGTGGAAGCCTCGAAGGGCTTGCCTCCGATTTCGGATCTCTTGGCGTCCCTTGGT GTAGATCTAAACAGGGGAAAATGGTAGAGTGGACTTCAAAGGACCTGCTCAAAGCCCTTGAGGAGTTTGTGCCGATCTATGAAACCCGACCTATCCAGAACAACATGTATGGCATGGGATTTGACCATAGCTTTGGGCTTTGGTTCATGGCACGATGGCTTAAGCCGGATCTGATGATAGAGAGTGGTGCTTTCAAAGGGCATTCTACATGGGTCCTGCGCCAAGCAAGGCCTGAGACACGCATTATCTCTCTTTCGCCCCGACACCCTGAGAAGTATCTGCGGAAGGGACCGGCTTATGTTGATGTGAACTGCACATACTATGCAGGGAAAGATTTTGTGGATTTTGGAAATGTTGACTGGAGAAGTGTTCTAAAGAAACATCATATCACAGATCTCAGTCGGgttcttgttttctttgatgATCATCAGAATGAACTCAAGAG AGTGAAGCAAGCGCTCAAAGCTGGATTTCAGAATCTTATATTCGAAGATAATTATGACACTGGGACTGGTGATCACTATTCTCTGAGACAGATATGTGATCAGTTTTACATCAGAG GTGGTGGACATTCCTGCTTCAAGGATGGTGATGAAGCTAGGATAAGGATGAAACGGAAGAAGTTCTGGGACAAGGCTGTGAACATCAATGAACTCTGTGGGCCGGGGGAAGCATGGTGGGGTGTGAGGGGTTACATGCGGGATGATTTTAATCACAGCAATAAGGCGATCTCATATGCAGAACATTTTCAGAATAGCAGGTTCATTGAGTCTATTTTAGATGTGTACTGGGAGCTCTCACCAGTGGCCGGCCCATCGCTCACCCACCAAACAAGATACGACCCGGCACGGTCCTCTgaacctatcattgaagatggcCGATTTGGCATGTTTAAGAGGCTTGGTCTAACGAAATTTGATTCTTCTGTTTTTAATGGATACACACAGATGGTTTATCTTCAGATATCTGCATCCCCATCATGA